A window of the Polaribacter batillariae genome harbors these coding sequences:
- a CDS encoding acyl-CoA dehydrogenase, translated as MNFSLTEEHMMIRDAARGFAQTELLPGVIERDNKQEFPQELVKKMGDLGFLGIMVDPKYGGSGMDAISYVLIMEELSKIDASASVIVSVNNSLVCYGLEAYGSEAQKQKYLTKLATGEFVGAFCLSEPEAGSDATSQATTAEDKGDHYVINGTKNWITSGGRADVYLVIAQTDKAKGHRGINAFIVEKGTEGFHIGPKEDKLGIRGSDTHTLQFNDVKVPKENRIGEDGFGFKFAMKTLSGGRIGIAAQALGIAAGAYELALKYSKERKAFGTEICNHQAIAFKLADMYTEIEAARMLVMKAAWDKDQGNNYDMSSAMAKLYASKVAMEQTVEAVQIHGGNGFVKEYHVERLMRDAKITQIYEGTSEIQKIVISRGVIKG; from the coding sequence ATGAATTTTAGCTTAACAGAAGAACATATGATGATTCGCGATGCTGCAAGAGGCTTTGCGCAAACCGAATTGCTACCAGGAGTTATTGAAAGAGATAATAAACAAGAATTTCCACAAGAATTGGTGAAAAAAATGGGCGATTTGGGTTTTTTGGGAATTATGGTAGATCCAAAATATGGAGGAAGTGGAATGGATGCCATTTCTTACGTTTTAATTATGGAAGAATTGTCTAAAATAGACGCTTCTGCATCTGTAATTGTTTCTGTTAACAATTCTTTAGTTTGTTATGGTTTAGAAGCTTACGGAAGTGAAGCGCAAAAACAAAAATATTTAACCAAATTAGCCACAGGAGAATTTGTGGGGGCATTTTGTTTAAGTGAGCCAGAAGCAGGTTCAGATGCAACTTCGCAAGCAACAACTGCAGAAGATAAAGGCGACCATTATGTGATTAACGGAACAAAAAACTGGATTACAAGTGGTGGACGAGCAGATGTATATTTAGTAATTGCGCAAACAGATAAGGCAAAAGGGCACAGAGGAATTAATGCTTTTATTGTTGAAAAAGGAACAGAAGGTTTTCATATTGGTCCCAAAGAAGATAAATTAGGAATTCGTGGCTCAGACACACATACCTTGCAGTTTAATGATGTAAAAGTGCCCAAAGAAAATAGAATTGGTGAAGATGGTTTTGGTTTTAAATTCGCCATGAAAACACTTTCTGGGGGTAGAATTGGTATTGCTGCACAAGCTTTAGGTATTGCTGCTGGCGCTTATGAATTGGCTTTAAAATATTCTAAAGAACGCAAAGCTTTTGGTACAGAAATTTGTAATCATCAAGCAATTGCCTTTAAATTAGCAGATATGTACACAGAAATTGAAGCTGCTAGAATGTTGGTTATGAAAGCTGCTTGGGACAAAGATCAAGGGAACAATTACGATATGTCTTCTGCAATGGCGAAATTATACGCATCGAAAGTTGCCATGGAACAAACTGTAGAAGCTGTGCAAATTCACGGTGGAAATGGTTTTGTAAAAGAATATCATGTAGAGCGTTTAATGCGCGATGCAAAAATTACACAGATTTACGAAGGAACATCAGAAATTCAAAAAATTGTAATTTCGAGAGGTGTTATCAAAGGGTAA
- a CDS encoding tRNA pseudouridine(38-40) synthase TruA, whose product MKYSFSYIIKLQFLGFRFSGWQKQANAKTLHDMVDKTISFVIKKGTYKTIGVGRTDAKVSANSYYLQLFTFEEIKENEFLKSLNANFSGDFRALSINKVERSYNIINAPKTKEYHYYFAFGGKSHPFSAPFMVSLKEDLDIKIMIKAAKLFEGEHYFHKYCTKPSKNTILKRTITSCEIVENDILTANFFPEKSYVLKIKGKGFLRYQIRLIMATLFEVGKGNLDLNFIKTSLKPDNDRMFMRNIAPASGLQLFDIELEN is encoded by the coding sequence ATGAAATATTCTTTTTCTTATATAATTAAACTTCAATTTTTAGGATTCCGATTTTCTGGTTGGCAAAAGCAGGCAAATGCCAAAACATTACATGATATGGTCGATAAAACCATTTCTTTTGTAATTAAAAAAGGAACTTACAAAACCATTGGAGTAGGAAGAACAGATGCAAAAGTATCTGCAAACTCTTACTATTTACAACTTTTTACGTTTGAAGAAATTAAAGAAAATGAATTCTTAAAGTCTTTAAATGCTAACTTTTCTGGAGACTTTAGAGCGCTTTCTATAAACAAGGTAGAAAGAAGTTACAATATTATAAATGCTCCAAAAACAAAAGAATACCATTATTACTTTGCTTTTGGCGGTAAAAGCCATCCTTTTTCTGCACCTTTTATGGTTTCTTTAAAAGAAGATTTAGACATTAAAATAATGATAAAAGCCGCAAAACTATTTGAAGGCGAGCATTATTTTCATAAATATTGCACCAAACCATCTAAAAATACAATTCTAAAAAGAACCATCACTTCTTGTGAAATTGTTGAAAATGATATTTTAACAGCTAATTTTTTTCCTGAAAAGAGCTACGTTTTAAAAATAAAAGGAAAAGGTTTTTTAAGATATCAAATTCGCCTGATAATGGCAACTTTGTTCGAAGTGGGGAAAGGAAACCTCGATTTAAATTTTATTAAAACTTCTTTAAAACCAGATAACGACAGAATGTTTATGAGAAATATAGCACCTGCGTCTGGTTTGCAATTATTTGATATCGAATTAGAAAATTAA
- a CDS encoding outer membrane beta-barrel protein, translated as MKKIILTLLVTTSLVATAQEEKGTFTVSGTVDTYYTSNLKDNSLGSVGVLYGGSGAANGFGLGMANTIFSYEKGKAGVVADLAYGPRANAANAYEGAINQLYAYYKASEKITFTLGQFNTFYGYEVISPAGNFNYSVSYLFNAGPFSHTGLKMDYAASEDLSFMLAVTNPHGVTAGANPSTNYQLGFQTGYKGQYFNFAYGADGFGFNDVLYLDYTGGFDVSDSFYLGINAAYSNSKDADAGYQGVALYLQNTFSDTFSLGLRPEYFQTTSGAGDASVTAITLSGNISLTESLNLIPEVRYDSSDDMIIPGFPTQDSMTGVTLAAVYSF; from the coding sequence ATGAAAAAAATCATTTTAACTTTATTAGTAACTACAAGTTTAGTAGCTACTGCACAAGAAGAAAAAGGTACATTTACAGTTAGTGGAACGGTTGATACTTACTACACAAGTAACCTTAAAGACAATTCATTAGGAAGTGTTGGTGTGTTGTATGGAGGTAGTGGTGCCGCAAATGGATTTGGTTTAGGAATGGCAAATACTATTTTTTCTTATGAAAAAGGAAAAGCTGGGGTGGTTGCAGATTTAGCTTATGGGCCAAGAGCGAATGCAGCGAATGCGTATGAAGGCGCAATTAATCAATTATATGCATACTATAAAGCATCAGAAAAAATTACTTTTACTTTAGGTCAGTTTAATACTTTTTATGGATATGAAGTTATTTCTCCCGCAGGAAACTTTAATTATTCTGTTTCTTACTTGTTTAACGCAGGGCCATTTTCTCATACAGGTTTAAAAATGGATTATGCAGCTTCAGAAGATTTATCTTTTATGTTAGCGGTTACAAATCCTCATGGTGTTACAGCAGGTGCGAATCCAAGTACAAATTATCAATTAGGGTTTCAAACGGGTTATAAAGGGCAGTATTTTAACTTTGCTTACGGGGCAGATGGGTTTGGCTTTAACGATGTTTTATACCTAGATTATACAGGTGGTTTCGATGTATCAGACTCTTTTTATTTAGGAATTAATGCAGCCTATTCTAATTCTAAGGATGCAGATGCTGGTTACCAAGGTGTTGCTTTATACTTGCAAAATACATTTAGCGATACGTTTTCTTTAGGGTTAAGGCCAGAATATTTTCAAACAACTTCTGGGGCTGGAGATGCAAGTGTAACTGCGATTACGTTATCAGGGAACATTTCTTTAACAGAAAGCTTAAATCTTATTCCAGAGGTTAGATACGACTCTTCAGACGATATGATTATTCCAGGTTTTCCAACTCAAGATAGTATGACTGGTGTTACTTTAGCCGCAGTTTACTCATTCTAA
- a CDS encoding P-II family nitrogen regulator → MKKIEAIIRKSKFSAVRDALHEVGVNFFSYWDVTGLGNEQEGHVYRGISYSTSDIQRRYISIVVNDNFEKITINTIIEAASTGEVGDGKIFVSDIIDAYRIRTGEKGGQTLN, encoded by the coding sequence ATGAAAAAAATAGAAGCAATCATTAGAAAATCGAAATTTAGTGCAGTAAGAGATGCACTACATGAAGTAGGGGTTAATTTCTTTTCTTATTGGGATGTTACTGGTTTAGGTAACGAACAAGAAGGACATGTTTATAGAGGAATTAGCTATAGTACAAGCGACATTCAAAGAAGATATATCTCTATTGTTGTGAATGATAATTTCGAAAAAATTACGATCAATACAATAATTGAAGCGGCCTCTACAGGAGAAGTTGGCGATGGAAAAATTTTCGTAAGCGACATTATAGATGCTTACAGAATTAGAACTGGAGAAAAAGGAGGACAAACTTTAAACTAA
- a CDS encoding ammonium transporter: MELLTTNNVWMMICTALVFFMHTGFAFLEIGLTRQKNTINILFKNIFIITVGLLLYAFVGFNLMYPTWGANASGYLGDFVFGLSSPLTAEGTLDLAYNEGYTYWTDFLFQGMFAATAATIVSGAVAERMKIGPFMIFTILYVGFVYPIAGSWKWGGGFLDQLSTPFYDFAGSTLVHSVGGWAALVAVCLLGSRIGKFKNGKIQAIPGHNIPLATAGVLILWLGWFGFNGGSVLSADPTLTSLTLVTTCLAAAAGGVVAALVSTFMYKNLDLTMFLNGILGGLVGITAGADQMSPTDAILIGGIAGALIVFAVSLIDKLKLDDPVGAIAVHLVCGIWGTLAVGIFGKLASGAQFLSQLIGVACYAVFCLITSFIIIFALKKTIGIRVSEKEELEGLDAHEHGMDAYPDFRLNEH; this comes from the coding sequence ATGGAATTACTTACAACAAATAATGTATGGATGATGATCTGTACAGCACTGGTTTTCTTTATGCATACTGGTTTTGCATTTTTAGAAATTGGTTTAACAAGACAAAAAAACACCATTAATATTTTATTTAAGAACATTTTTATTATTACAGTTGGTTTGCTATTGTATGCATTCGTTGGTTTTAACTTAATGTACCCAACTTGGGGTGCTAATGCATCTGGTTATTTAGGAGACTTCGTATTTGGGCTTTCTTCTCCATTAACAGCAGAAGGAACATTGGACTTAGCTTATAACGAAGGTTATACTTATTGGACAGACTTCTTATTCCAAGGAATGTTTGCTGCTACAGCTGCAACCATTGTTTCTGGAGCTGTTGCAGAAAGAATGAAAATAGGACCATTTATGATTTTTACAATCTTGTATGTAGGATTCGTTTACCCAATTGCTGGTTCTTGGAAATGGGGTGGTGGCTTTTTAGATCAATTATCAACTCCTTTTTACGATTTTGCAGGTTCTACCTTAGTGCACTCTGTTGGTGGTTGGGCTGCCTTAGTGGCAGTTTGCTTATTGGGTTCTAGAATTGGAAAATTTAAAAACGGAAAAATACAAGCCATTCCTGGTCACAACATTCCATTAGCAACTGCAGGAGTTTTAATTCTTTGGTTAGGCTGGTTTGGTTTTAACGGAGGTTCTGTTTTATCTGCAGACCCAACATTAACCTCTTTAACCTTAGTAACAACTTGTTTAGCGGCTGCAGCAGGTGGAGTGGTTGCAGCCCTGGTTTCTACATTTATGTATAAAAATTTAGATTTAACAATGTTTCTAAACGGAATTTTAGGAGGGTTAGTTGGTATTACTGCGGGTGCAGATCAAATGTCGCCAACAGATGCTATTTTAATTGGAGGAATTGCTGGAGCATTAATTGTATTTGCTGTAAGTTTAATCGATAAATTAAAATTAGACGACCCTGTTGGGGCAATTGCTGTTCACTTAGTTTGTGGAATTTGGGGAACCTTAGCTGTTGGAATTTTTGGAAAATTAGCTAGTGGTGCACAATTCTTAAGTCAGTTAATTGGTGTAGCTTGTTATGCAGTTTTCTGCTTAATAACTTCGTTTATAATTATATTCGCCCTAAAGAAAACCATAGGAATACGTGTTAGCGAAAAAGAAGAACTAGAAGGTTTAGATGCTCACGAACATGGTATGGATGCATATCCAGACTTTCGTTTAAACGAACATTAA
- the gltB gene encoding glutamate synthase large subunit → MEKQGLYLPEFEHENCGAGFICNLNGEKTNQIIHDALEILVKLEHRGGVSSDGKTGDGAGLLIDIPHKYFKRVCDFSLPEQREYAVGMVFLPKAKNQYNFCKSTFENQIKAQGLSILGWRNVPVDSTQLGPIALASEPNIEQIFVGKNEEDLDEATFKAKLYAARKIAEHKIRKSKTSESHYFYVSSLSITTIIYKGIIMPEDIGLYYKDLQELDLVTRLALVHQRFSTNTMPTWELAQPFRHMCQNGEINTLRGNVSRMRVREEIMKSDVFGPQIEELFPIILPGKSDSASMDMVVELLTHTGRSLPEIMMMMIPEAWEKHKTMSKERKAFYEYNSCIMEPWDGPASVPFTDGDYIGALLDRNGLRPSRYTVTKSGKLIMSSEIGVVNIAPEDVKKHGRLEPGKMFLVDMNEGRIIEDEEIKAKIVLERPYQEWLDKTRLHLKDVPYTGDTCPIETIDIKTRQRLFNYTFEDIQEVITPMAQVGKEALGSMGIDTPLAVLSDRPQLISNYFKQLFAQVTNPPLDGIREEIVTDISLNLGKDRNIFSITERQCRKLNIKNPVISNADLEKIRSINIESFKATTINILYPKAKGLNGLEDALDNIVIQVEKAIENKNNIIILSDRGVNQEFAPIPALLACSFVNHQLNRLRKRSFFDIIIESAEPREPHHFATLFGYGASAINPYMVNEIIRAQVKEGFIVGMDEQKAVDNFNKAIGKGILKVMNKIGISTLHSYRGSQIFEIVGFNSQFVEKYFPYTASRIEGIGLYEIEKEIDQRYKQAYPDNQIDKNLGLNIGGDYRWRRNGERHLFNPTTVAKLQQAVRLSDQASYDVYSKAINEQAENLMTIRGLFQFDNLDPIPLEEVEPWTEIVKRFKTGAMSYGSISREAHENLAIAMNRIGGKSNSGEGGEDRKRFQKDINGDSRNSAIKQVASGRFGVTSHYLTNAREIQIKMAQGAKPGEGGQLPGYKVLPWIANARNSTPFVGLISPPPHHDIYSIEDLAQLIYDLKNANREARINVKLVSEVGVGTIAAGVAKAKADVVLIAGYDGGTGASPLTSLKHAGLPWELGLSEAQQTLVMNNLRSRIVVECDGQLKTGRDVAIAALLGAEEFGFATAPLVASGCIMMRKCHLNTCPVGIATQDKELRKNFKGTPEHVINFFYYIAEELRKIMAELGFRTVAEMVGQTHKINANRAIKHYKAKGLDLSSILHRPMGYDHLPVRNTEQQDHNLDEVLDFTILKDSHRALYRKEKMNLSYSIKNTDRTVGAIVSNEISKIYGHLGLPEDTLNVNFTGSAGQSFGAFGAHGLTFTLSGNTNDYLGKGLSGAKLIVKKPAEADFIAENNIIVGNVCLFGAIEGEAYINGIAGERFAVRNSGAKTVVEGVGDHCCEYMTGGKVIVLGKTGRNFAAGMSGGIAYVYDPENKFVNGLCNTETIEFEEVSDIDALDLKTTIEKHVLYTNSKKGATLLANWDTSLKNFVKVMPIEYKKALKRLETEEPMFEELTKA, encoded by the coding sequence ATGGAGAAACAAGGCTTATATTTACCCGAATTTGAACACGAAAATTGCGGTGCAGGATTTATCTGTAATTTAAATGGAGAAAAGACAAATCAAATTATACACGATGCTTTAGAAATTCTAGTAAAACTAGAACATAGAGGAGGTGTTAGTTCTGATGGAAAAACAGGAGATGGGGCTGGTTTATTAATCGATATTCCTCACAAATATTTTAAAAGAGTTTGTGATTTCTCGCTTCCTGAACAAAGAGAATATGCTGTTGGAATGGTTTTTTTACCAAAAGCAAAAAACCAATATAATTTTTGTAAATCTACTTTCGAAAATCAAATAAAAGCACAGGGGCTTTCTATCCTAGGGTGGAGAAATGTTCCTGTAGATTCTACCCAACTAGGACCAATTGCATTGGCTTCCGAACCCAATATCGAGCAAATTTTTGTTGGTAAAAACGAAGAAGATTTAGACGAAGCGACCTTTAAAGCAAAACTGTATGCTGCTCGTAAAATAGCAGAACATAAAATAAGAAAGTCTAAAACTTCCGAAAGTCATTATTTTTACGTTTCAAGCTTGTCTATAACCACTATTATCTATAAAGGTATTATTATGCCTGAAGATATTGGGCTGTATTATAAAGACCTCCAAGAATTAGATTTGGTTACTCGTTTGGCGTTGGTGCACCAACGTTTTTCAACCAATACAATGCCAACTTGGGAGTTGGCACAACCATTTAGACACATGTGTCAGAATGGAGAAATTAATACCTTACGTGGTAATGTAAGTAGAATGCGTGTGCGAGAAGAAATCATGAAAAGTGATGTTTTTGGGCCACAAATCGAAGAATTATTCCCAATTATTTTACCAGGAAAATCAGATTCTGCTTCTATGGATATGGTAGTAGAATTACTAACGCACACAGGACGTTCTTTACCAGAAATTATGATGATGATGATTCCTGAAGCGTGGGAAAAACACAAAACAATGTCTAAAGAGCGTAAAGCTTTTTACGAATACAATAGTTGTATTATGGAACCTTGGGACGGCCCAGCATCTGTACCATTTACAGACGGAGATTACATTGGAGCATTACTCGATAGAAATGGTTTAAGACCTTCAAGATATACCGTTACAAAAAGTGGAAAGTTAATTATGTCATCTGAAATTGGTGTGGTTAACATCGCTCCAGAAGACGTAAAAAAACACGGTAGATTAGAGCCAGGGAAAATGTTCTTGGTGGACATGAATGAGGGTAGAATTATTGAAGATGAAGAAATAAAAGCAAAAATTGTTTTAGAAAGACCTTACCAAGAATGGCTAGATAAAACGCGTTTGCATTTAAAAGATGTACCTTATACTGGAGATACTTGCCCAATTGAAACCATAGATATTAAAACACGCCAACGTTTGTTTAATTATACTTTTGAAGATATTCAAGAAGTAATTACGCCAATGGCACAAGTTGGTAAAGAGGCGTTAGGTTCTATGGGAATTGATACTCCTTTGGCAGTTTTATCTGACAGGCCACAATTAATTTCTAACTATTTTAAACAACTATTTGCACAGGTTACAAACCCACCTTTAGATGGTATTCGCGAAGAAATTGTAACAGATATCAGTTTAAACCTAGGAAAAGATAGAAATATTTTTAGCATTACAGAAAGACAGTGTAGAAAATTAAATATTAAAAACCCTGTGATTTCTAATGCCGATTTAGAAAAAATTAGAAGTATAAATATTGAAAGTTTTAAAGCAACCACCATAAATATTTTATATCCAAAAGCAAAAGGATTAAATGGGCTGGAAGATGCTTTAGATAATATTGTTATTCAAGTTGAAAAAGCAATTGAAAATAAGAATAACATCATCATTCTTTCAGACAGAGGTGTCAATCAAGAATTTGCCCCAATTCCTGCTTTGTTAGCGTGTTCTTTTGTAAACCATCAATTAAATCGTTTAAGAAAACGTTCTTTTTTCGATATCATTATAGAGTCAGCAGAACCTCGTGAACCTCATCATTTTGCAACTTTATTTGGTTATGGAGCAAGTGCCATCAACCCTTATATGGTAAACGAAATTATTAGAGCACAAGTAAAAGAAGGCTTTATTGTTGGTATGGACGAACAAAAAGCCGTAGATAATTTCAATAAAGCAATTGGAAAAGGAATCTTAAAAGTGATGAACAAAATCGGAATCTCGACTTTACATTCGTATAGAGGTTCTCAAATTTTCGAAATTGTTGGTTTTAATTCACAGTTTGTAGAAAAATACTTTCCATACACAGCTTCAAGAATCGAAGGGATTGGTTTATATGAAATTGAAAAAGAAATAGATCAACGTTACAAACAAGCATATCCAGACAATCAAATTGATAAAAATTTAGGTTTAAATATTGGTGGAGATTACAGATGGAGAAGAAATGGAGAACGTCATTTATTCAACCCAACTACCGTAGCAAAATTACAACAAGCGGTTCGTTTAAGCGATCAAGCAAGTTACGATGTGTATTCTAAAGCCATTAACGAGCAAGCCGAAAATTTAATGACCATTCGTGGTTTATTTCAGTTCGATAATTTAGATCCAATTCCTTTAGAAGAAGTAGAACCCTGGACAGAAATTGTAAAACGCTTTAAAACAGGTGCCATGTCTTATGGATCAATTTCTAGAGAAGCGCACGAAAATTTAGCCATTGCAATGAACAGAATTGGTGGAAAATCTAATTCTGGTGAAGGCGGTGAAGATAGAAAACGTTTTCAAAAAGACATCAATGGAGATAGTAGAAACTCGGCAATAAAACAAGTGGCTTCTGGTAGATTTGGTGTGACCTCTCACTATTTAACGAATGCTAGAGAAATTCAAATTAAAATGGCACAAGGTGCAAAACCTGGTGAAGGTGGTCAATTACCTGGTTATAAAGTGTTGCCTTGGATTGCAAATGCAAGAAACTCAACGCCTTTTGTAGGTTTAATTTCTCCTCCTCCACATCACGATATTTATTCAATTGAAGATTTAGCTCAATTAATTTACGATTTAAAAAATGCAAATCGTGAAGCGAGAATTAATGTAAAATTAGTTTCTGAAGTTGGTGTTGGAACCATTGCTGCTGGTGTTGCAAAAGCAAAAGCAGATGTTGTTTTAATTGCTGGTTACGATGGGGGTACTGGAGCTTCTCCTTTAACATCATTAAAACACGCAGGTTTGCCTTGGGAGCTTGGTTTGTCTGAAGCACAACAAACTTTGGTGATGAATAACTTAAGAAGTAGAATTGTGGTAGAATGCGATGGGCAATTAAAAACCGGTAGAGATGTTGCAATTGCAGCCTTATTAGGGGCAGAAGAATTTGGTTTTGCAACAGCTCCTTTAGTCGCTTCTGGTTGTATTATGATGCGTAAATGCCACCTAAATACCTGTCCAGTTGGTATTGCCACTCAAGATAAAGAGTTGCGCAAAAACTTTAAAGGAACCCCAGAACATGTTATTAATTTCTTCTATTATATTGCTGAAGAATTAAGAAAAATAATGGCAGAACTTGGTTTTAGAACTGTAGCCGAAATGGTGGGGCAAACGCATAAAATTAATGCGAATAGAGCCATAAAACACTACAAAGCAAAAGGATTAGATTTGTCTAGTATTTTGCACAGACCAATGGGGTACGATCATCTTCCCGTAAGAAACACAGAACAGCAAGATCATAATTTAGATGAAGTTTTAGACTTTACTATTTTAAAAGATTCACATAGAGCTTTATATCGTAAAGAAAAAATGAATCTTTCGTACTCTATAAAAAATACAGATCGAACAGTTGGAGCAATTGTTAGTAACGAAATTTCTAAAATTTATGGGCATTTAGGTTTACCTGAAGATACATTAAATGTTAATTTCACAGGTTCTGCAGGGCAAAGTTTTGGAGCTTTTGGGGCACATGGTTTAACATTTACTTTAAGTGGTAATACAAATGATTATTTAGGAAAAGGATTGTCTGGAGCCAAATTAATTGTTAAAAAACCAGCAGAAGCAGATTTTATTGCAGAAAACAATATCATTGTAGGAAATGTTTGTTTGTTTGGAGCTATCGAAGGCGAAGCCTACATAAACGGAATCGCAGGAGAACGTTTTGCGGTTCGAAATTCGGGTGCAAAAACAGTTGTAGAAGGTGTTGGAGACCACTGTTGTGAATACATGACTGGTGGAAAAGTAATTGTTTTAGGAAAAACGGGAAGAAATTTTGCTGCTGGAATGAGTGGAGGAATTGCTTATGTATATGATCCTGAAAACAAATTTGTAAATGGTCTTTGCAATACAGAAACCATCGAATTCGAAGAAGTTTCAGACATCGATGCATTAGACTTAAAAACAACCATAGAAAAACACGTTTTATATACAAATAGTAAAAAAGGTGCTACTTTATTGGCAAATTGGGATACAAGTTTAAAAAACTTTGTAAAAGTAATGCCAATAGAATATAAAAAAGCACTAAAACGTTTAGAAACAGAAGAACCAATGTTCGAAGAATTAACAAAAGCATAA
- a CDS encoding glutamate synthase subunit beta, with protein sequence MGKVTGFKEFERQDEKYISVKDRIKHYKEFTVPLSEKELTKQGSRCMDCGIPFCHSGCPLGNLIPDFNHMVHQGEWKKASWILHSTNNFPEFTGRLCPAPCEKSCVLGIIEDPVSIENIEKNIVERAFKEGWIKPQPPKTRTGKTVAIVGSGPAGLAAAQQLNRAGHTVTVFERDDEVGGLLRYGIPNFKMEKEIIDRRIAILEAEGITFKTNVNVGVNYNIEKLKSFDAVVLCGGATERRSLPTPGIDADGVVQAMDFLTQQTKVLFGKEVKDQVMATGKNVIVIGGGDTGSDCIGTSNRQGAKSVVNFEIMPKPPGHRSPTTPWPFWPLQLKTSSSHEEGVERNWLINTKEFVTDENGKLTALKTVNVEWKMVPGQRPQLIEIKGTEKTWPCDLALLALGFTGPESTLADQLGIDKDARSNYKAEYGKYQTNVSNIFTAGDMRRGQSLIVWAISEGREAARQVDIYLMGKSELPSKDVSGDLVAM encoded by the coding sequence ATGGGAAAAGTAACAGGATTTAAAGAATTTGAAAGACAAGATGAAAAATACATTTCTGTAAAAGATCGTATAAAGCATTACAAAGAATTTACAGTTCCTCTTTCAGAAAAAGAATTAACAAAGCAAGGTTCACGTTGTATGGATTGTGGTATTCCCTTTTGCCATAGTGGCTGTCCGTTAGGAAATCTAATTCCAGATTTTAATCATATGGTACATCAAGGTGAATGGAAAAAAGCTTCTTGGATTCTACATTCAACAAACAATTTTCCTGAATTTACAGGTCGTTTATGTCCTGCTCCGTGCGAAAAATCATGTGTATTAGGTATTATTGAAGACCCAGTATCTATTGAAAATATCGAGAAAAACATTGTAGAACGTGCTTTTAAAGAAGGATGGATTAAGCCACAGCCTCCAAAAACAAGAACTGGAAAAACAGTTGCTATTGTAGGCTCTGGTCCTGCTGGTTTAGCGGCTGCACAACAATTAAACAGAGCGGGTCATACAGTTACGGTTTTCGAAAGAGACGACGAAGTTGGCGGGTTACTACGATATGGAATTCCGAATTTTAAAATGGAAAAAGAAATTATCGATAGAAGAATTGCTATTTTAGAAGCAGAAGGAATTACTTTTAAAACCAATGTAAATGTAGGCGTTAATTACAATATCGAAAAATTAAAAAGTTTCGATGCTGTAGTTTTATGTGGGGGTGCAACAGAAAGAAGAAGTTTACCAACTCCAGGAATAGATGCAGATGGCGTTGTACAAGCAATGGATTTTTTAACACAGCAAACAAAAGTTTTATTTGGCAAAGAAGTAAAAGACCAAGTGATGGCTACAGGTAAAAATGTAATTGTAATTGGTGGTGGAGACACAGGTTCAGACTGTATTGGAACTTCAAACAGGCAAGGAGCAAAGTCTGTCGTTAATTTCGAAATTATGCCAAAACCTCCTGGACACCGTTCTCCAACAACTCCTTGGCCTTTTTGGCCTTTACAGTTAAAAACTTCCTCTTCTCACGAAGAAGGTGTAGAACGTAATTGGTTAATTAACACCAAAGAATTTGTAACCGATGAAAATGGAAAATTAACTGCATTAAAAACAGTAAATGTTGAGTGGAAAATGGTTCCAGGACAAAGACCACAATTAATAGAAATTAAAGGTACAGAAAAAACTTGGCCATGTGATTTGGCACTATTAGCCCTTGGTTTTACAGGTCCAGAAAGCACTTTAGCAGATCAATTAGGGATAGATAAAGATGCTCGTTCGAATTACAAAGCAGAATATGGAAAATATCAAACAAATGTTTCTAACATTTTTACAGCTGGTGATATGAGGCGAGGGCAATCTTTAATTGTTTGGGCAATCTCCGAAGGTAGAGAAGCTGCAAGACAAGTAGATATTTATTTAATGGGTAAATCAGAATTACCATCTAAAGATGTTTCTGGAGATTTGGTAGCTATGTAA
- a CDS encoding CBU_0592 family membrane protein: MSVFEIIGWIGSALFIVSYFLLSTNKLKADNIPYQLMNILGGLCLVISAYSTKDNPNLFTNLVWMFIGLFAVVQIVKKRAKKN, translated from the coding sequence TTGAGTGTATTTGAAATTATAGGTTGGATTGGATCTGCGCTTTTTATTGTCTCGTATTTTCTACTAAGTACAAATAAATTGAAAGCAGACAATATTCCGTATCAATTAATGAATATATTAGGCGGTTTATGCCTTGTAATTTCGGCATATAGCACAAAAGACAATCCAAATTTATTTACAAATCTTGTTTGGATGTTTATAGGCCTTTTCGCTGTCGTACAAATCGTAAAGAAAAGGGCTAAGAAAAACTAA